The nucleotide sequence GTACGTCAAGAATACCTGTCTTCTCTCCCTGAAACCTTCCTCCCTTTACCCTCCTGCCCTGGTATAAGGCACCCCTTTTTCTCCCTTGTCTCCCTCATCCCCTCTGGACCTCCATAGTCCATTCTCTACACGGCCACCCAAGGGTCCCCCCATGCCATGATAACCCTCCAGTGAACCCCATACAGCCTGCATGAGACCACACACCTGACCTTCCCTGTGGGAAAGGTCACAGCCTGTGGGCTGGCTCTGCCCACCTGTCTCACTTCTTACCACTGTTCCCAACCCACAAGTGTCCAGCCACCCTGGCTTGCCTGCCTGCTCTTTCACCCACACACCTGGCCATGGAAGCCTTGTTGCAGGCTTTCCCTTGACCCACAGAGGGTTGGATCCTTTCTGCCTCTCGGCTCAAGGGACCCTTCTCCATGCCCCTGCCATCCCCCACTCAATCCTTCTGACTCTCCTATTGCCCTGTTATTTCCCATATGGCACCGTCTCTCTCAGGTGTCTTTGTGGTCTGCATGTCTCTCGCTAGGATGTAAGCTCCGAGGCAGCAGAACCCATCTCTGAATTCTCCCCCAGTGATCCCCAGAGGCTAGCACCTGGGTACTAACTAAGAATCTtctgagtggatggatggatggataaaatgAGCAGCTTCTTTGGGCAGGGGCCCATCTCTAGAGGAGTCCTTGAATCCCCCAAGGGATCTAGCCTTGGTGGGCTTCAGTGAGCCCCCCAGTGCCCTGCTGTGGGGACTCTTACCTGGTTTTTCGCTTTTTGGTAGAGGTGGTGTCTTCATCTTCTTCGGGGATTGGCTAAAACCAACACAAGGACAGCTAGGAAGGTCAGGCTGGAGCCAGACAGCCAGCTGAGTGACAGGGCGGGCAGGGAGGTAGGGAAGGTGCCCCTGGGAAAGGCAGAAGAGCCAGCAGGTATCTATCCAGGGATGGCCCCACCCTGAGTAGGACCCCAACAACTGCGCACTATCGCTCACTGTGGCCACAAGGAACCAAGGCCCTTCTCTAGGGGGCTGTAAGAGAGGCCACTGCCCTGGCCCTCCCTTGGCCTGCTGCTTTCCTGCAGATGGGAACCCTAGTGAGCCCTAGTGAATTACTGACAAGCATGGATAACGCTCCTGTCTTGTATAGGCTCTGCACTTCAGCAAGCCTTTTGATGCACCCGATGTAATGTCTCTTCTCTATGACTTTAGGAGAGGGAGCTTTTGAAAGGTGGCTTGCCCAAGATCACTATGAAGTTGCCTTACCACCGTGTCTCCACTGGTCTCAAGCTAAACAAGAAAACCAAGTTTGGGGCCAGAGCAGGCACCTATACCTTTAACACATGCAAGCCAGCACTGCATCCCGCCTCCTTCTTCTCAGTCTGCCCAGTATCCAGCCACTCCCAAATTTTACATTCCCTATCGCTTCGAATTCCTGGCTTTCCCAGCCCTCCTCACTCCTGACTTGCCCCACTCTTGCATTTGCTTGTTCAAGATACACATCTCCATGTTCACCCCAACTCAACTATGTGGCAATCCCTGGGCATCTGCCTTTCCAACCAGCTCCTCGGTGACTCTGAGTACTGCTGGGCTGGGAAGTTGGATAAGCCTGagtctgcatgcatgctaagacgtgtcagtcttgcctgactctttgtgatcccatggactatggcctgacatgctcctctgtccatgggattctccaggcaagaatactggaatgggttgccatttccttctccaggggatcttcccaacccagggatcgaatccttgtctcttatgtctcctgcattggctggtgggttctttaccactagcaccacctgagaagcccaagccTGAATATGAGTCCCAGCTTTTCTGCTGCCCACCCGGGTGACTTTGGGCTGTCATTCAACTGTCCTGAGCCTCagtcttttcatctgtaaaatgggaagccATACTGCCTCCATGGGTGGCTGCATGGACTAGAAATGTGTTCAACACCCAGCCGTGTCAGGTACACACAGTGGACACTCAGGATTGCTGGTCCCATGGCTGACACTCAGGCCCTGCTGCGCTGCTGTGTGCAGCCTTCCCTCATCTTCCCCTTCCCCAGCTTGTCATTAATCCTTCTTTCAGCCATCTGGAGGACTTAGTACCAGCACGAAGTTACTTCTGCCTGCCTTATGTTACCCTTCCTTCTCTGCTTGTGTCTTCCCAAGGCCCAGGAGCTCCTGGAGAGCTTGATGTGTGTGGCTTATCCAGCTCTGTTTTGCTACAAGTGATGCAGGTCACCgcctcccctgctcctccccgCCATATCCTCCACAGCAGGCCTCTGGAGTCTGGTCtggcagagaaagcctctgagCCGTCAGGTGGCACCAGGGGTCCTGGGGAGAGTGGGGCCTCTTCATCCAGCGCAGGCACAGGCAGCCCAGGCTCTGGCCTCCTTCCCCGGGCCTCCTCGGGCCACACCTGGGCGGGCAGGTGGCTGAATATGAGGGAGCAGTTCCGGGAACAGAGGGGCAGGTGAGGAGTGTGACCCCCACCTGTAGGGTAGCTGGTGCCTCTCTTGAAGTGAGTCTTGAACTTCCAGGAGCTGGTTCAGGAGTTTTTCGGCTGGGATGGGCActaggggctggggaaggagctGAGCCACCGCGGTCTGCAGGAGCCCTAGTGCCATGTCTTTCTCTGTAAGCACAGCCGAGGTTGGGGGGAGGATGCTCAGGGGCAAGACCTCGGCCCCCGTCCTGCTGCTGGATGGGACGGGCAGGAGCAGGGCCTCCAGCCCTTCTGCCCCACAGGAGTCCACGGGGAGGGCTGTGCATCTCTCTGGCCCCTAAGCATGCCTCAGCCTTCCACACCTTTACACACCTGCTCGTGTGTATCTTATTCTTGGTTTACCTGCCATCACACCCCCTGGCCCTCTGGGAAGCCTGCTGGGGACCCACCTTCCTCCCcgtcctcctccccttcctcctccactcTCTGGTCCAATCAGTTCTCTGATTGTTCCTCACCCCTCTACTTAGATACACTCTCCACTCACCATCCCAGTGTGTATGTGTACGTCTGTTCACGTGTACGTATGTGTGTGCTCctatgtgtgtgtttgcctgAATGTGTATATCCAtttatgtgtacacatatgtgtatgctCTTACGTACATATATTAGCATGAATGTATATGTCCATTCATGTGTACACATACGTGTGTGCTCTTACGTGTGTGTATTTGCATCTTTGTGCATGTGCGTTTCCCACAGAGGTGGATTAAGGACTGTCTGTCTCCTTCCCAGGGGCCAAATCCCAGGGGTCAGCATGCAGGAGGGTTTGCTCTAAGAAGCAGTGTCATGGAAACCCTGCGGAGGAATGCggaggagaaggcagtgatgTTGTCTagctggaaaaggttagtttgtGACTCCAAAAAGGAGGAGCAGCCCCCATGTAAGGCCATGGGATGGGAGCCGAGTGAATCTGAGTCTTGGAGAACCAGAGGACACAGCCCTCAGCAGCCTCCACTCAGATGAGAACCTGGGCCCAGGACGATGTCCTCACCCTTGGCGGGCGCGTAGAGTAGCCAGAACTGGATAGCATTCAAGGAGTCTGTCTGCAGAATTTGCGAAAGCAGTTCCAGGATCTGTGGGCGGGAGGACAGGCCTGGGTCAGCGTGGCTGGACAGCACGTTCTAGCTGGCAGCACAGCCCCTCCCCATAAAGTGTTCTCTCCCCACATCCCTGGCTAGACTGGCCCCCATGATGGTCTCTGCCTACCCTCTGCATGGACTTTACACTTTATAGAAAGCTTTCTCTGCCAACAGCCCTGGAGGAAGGTTTTTCACCCCCTTTCTGGACAGATGAGGGATCTGAGGAGGACACCTGGCAGAGATGCTGTGGCAGAACGAAGCCTCTGAGTCAGTTTCTTGGACCCCCCCCCCATCCCTGAGCCCTGTGTGGTTGTACCCCAAGGTCCCTCACTGGGGAGGCGAGGTCAGAGCTGGCCATCAGCTCCTTAGAGACGCACCGAGTCCCGAATGCCTGGCTCCTTGGTGTGGGAATTTCAGGGACCTCGTGGGCCTCCCCTCCCTGAAGTGCCTAAGCTCAGAGTCTGGTGATGTTAGCAAAGAGGTGGGCTGATCCCTGTGGACAGCTTGAGGGTTGGAGCCAGCTGGTTCTGTGCACCACTTAGTTGGCAGCCCCTTCCCGCTCAGGGCTGGGCTGTCTTTGCTCCCAGGGTCCTTCTCAGCCCACTCAACCTCCCACATCTTTGCTACTTCAGGACCCTTTCCCCACTGCGTCCTCCAGTAAAGCGTCAGCGGCAGGAGATCCAggcctgtctgaggagggctaCGGGGGCTCCCTAGGCGGGGCTGCTGATGGCGGTGGCGGCCGTGTAGAGCCGGGGCCTGCAGTGGGTGGTGGAGCTCCTGGAGTCCTAGGAAAGTGGGGTCCCTTTAGTGTTTGGTGGCCAGTCTCCCCAGGTCTGCCACGTCCCTGGCAGAGTGGAAATTGGGCCAGTTCTCGCCCCCAGGCCTCGCCCCAGGCCTCCGCTTGCTAGgctgcccaccctctcccccagggaacccgCTTGCTGAGGTGACCCCCACCCCTCATCGGCCTGGGACCCTCCTCCATTCTCCGCATCCAACTTACCTGccctgtgccccctccccacaggaCCTGAGAACCTACTTCCAGGCAGGGTGAGGCCGCCCTATGGTGGAGAAAGCACTGTGTTTGAGCCCCTGCTAGGCCGCTCCTTCTCTGGGGACCTGGGCCACAGGCCATCACCCGGCAGGGCCTCAGCCTCCTCATCTGTGGAGTGGGGATCCCTGCCCTATCCGCTGTGTCTGTTCCCTGAGCTGTCGTAAGGCTGCAAGGGGACCTCGTGCTTTAAAGCACTGGTCACGGGGCAGGTGTCAAGATGCCGCCACAGTCTGGCCTCTCCTGGAGAGCACATGCACCTCTGAACAGGGACTTGCACTGCCTTGCCCACTGGCATGAGTCCTGCGTGTCTCCCAGGCCCTAATGGGAAACTCAAACACAGAGGAGGGGTCTTTATGCTTTGTTCCAGCACAGACCAGACCCCTCCAGAGTGTGGGGACCTGGCTGGGACCAGCCTTGCAGGCTGCGGGGGCAACTGGGTGTGGTGAGGATGCGCCAGGCAAGGCCTCTACCTCCAGACAGACCTCCACCTCCATGCTTCTCATTCCACTACTGCGGCTCCCTTCCTTAACTTATCAAGTACCACCGCGGGGCCAGACCTTGTGATAAAACATCTGTTCTTCCAGTTTGACTAAATGATAGAACTAAGGTCCCTAAAAGGGAAAGGACTTAAAGATGGAAAGGCTCACACAGAAACCTAGAGGCAGCTGGGGATTGGAATCCAGGCTCCTGACTCCCAGAGCTGAGGTTTTTGAGTCTTAGGGTCTCAGGGACAAGACCTTCTCCCTGGAAGAAGCCATACTTGAAAGCACTATGCAAGGGTCCTAGTTGGATCCTCATGAGCCTGGGAGCAGGTTCCACCAAGTTCTCTGCCCTCAGATGAGGGCCTCCATAGGGTCCACAGCCCCCAGCCTTCCCAGCACCTCACCAGCAGCTCCTGATCCTGTAGGACAAAGGTCTGGTCTCCTCCATCTCTGCTTGCAGGCTGGTTTCGGCCCTGGTGGGAGTGGCGGCGGGCCATGGCTTGGGTAGAAGCAGGGATGAGCCTGCCAGTCTCTGCTGAGTACTTTGCCCCCTGTTCCCGCTGAGGCTCCTCCTTCTGCTGGGGAAAAATGTGGCCAGAGACTCcaagcagagagaaagaagagaaagcacaGGGGAaaggtgaaaagaagaggaggaggccaGGGACCCAGGATGTCAACCAGGCCAGCCTCAACCTGTCTTAGACCCCACTCACCAGTGGGGGCAGCCATTCCTTTATAGCCATTGCTCTTCCTCCTGGAATTTTACTGAAGGtcggctgcccccacccccatggtCCTCGGTCTTGCCTGGGTAGGCCGTCCTTCAGGTCCCTCCCCTCAGCCCATCAGAGATTTGAAAATAGTATCCTGTACCAAGACCCCCACTGCCTTCCTTAATTCTTAGCTCCGCTGCCCCTAAACCTGTCCCCCACAGCTTAGCATCCTTTCTTTGCCCTGGAAAACCTTCCCGGGCCAGGTGGGCACGAGGCCTGGGACCTCCTGCCCCTGGAACTCCAGTTAAGACTGGTAGTATCCTTctccccattttatttatttttaatatttatttatttggctgggctcAGTCTCAGTTCTGGCATGGgcgatcttttagttgtggcttgtgaacTCTTTaactgggatcttcctggaccagggatcgaacctgtgtcccctgcattggcaggtgaatttttaaccacgggaccacccattttaaagataagaaaactgaggcccagagagcttAGCTGAGTTACCCTGAGTGTTACAGCAAGTTAGCTGTGGAATGAGAACGAGAACTCTGCTGCCCAAGACAAGGGTAGGACCAATCTCAGCCAACAGGGGCCAGGCCTGTCCTAGGACCAGTTCCAACTGCCTTCAAGCTGCCCCCTACTTGTCTTTACTGGTTTATCAGCAAATAGCACTCAGGCTACTGCCAATCTCTCTGAAATCCTTCAGTGATTCTCCACCCCTTTGTCAGGTGAAACATGAAACTAAgttcagaaaagagaagcaagCTGATCTTGCCCACATCCAAAGTCGGCCCCCCTCCGACTCCTCTCTCACTGCTGCCCGCTTATCTCTTGTGCTTTTAAACCCTCCGTTTTCTAAAACGCTGTCCTGTATTTTCTAGCTTGCAAATGATCATCTGTGCCATGTGCCTCCACTAGGAACACCTCCCTCCGTCCTCTTCTAAACTATGAACCCTTCCTGGATTTCTCCACCAGGTACACTGTGTTCTCTGAACCCTCACTGTGACCCTGTCCCTTGGGTTGTATTCAGGGACCCCTCCCCTCTGCCAACAGCTGTGCCTCCCGCCTTCCTGAGAAGGTTTACTCTGTGCTGGTGTGGTTGGAACCACGTGGGAGCGGTTTAGTTACAAAGGAGTGGgtccatttcatttcttcttggaCAGCTGCTTTGTTCTACACCCACCTCCTTGCTCTTCAGCTCACTCTCCTTGGTGAAGATGGCCACCCGGGAAGCCAGGTCCTTCAGCTCCTTCTTCCAGGCCTCTGGGAGGAGGGGGCAAGATCTGGCCAACTGAACCCTGGGGTCTCCCTGTGCACCCTCCCTTTGGGCCGAGTGTGGAAGGGGGATAGGTGGAAgagcctcctctcctccctgccctcccacccagcATCTTAAAGGGAAGGGTGTTTTCAGGGGGCAGGTGGTGCCCTCGAGGGAAGGAGCTGGAATCACACTATTGGTTGGTGGGTGGGAGTGCTTGCTGCTGACATTTGTGTCCCAGCCTGTATCTTAGTTGGGAAATGCTGGAGAATGTTTGGCTACGTGTACCGAGATGTTTGTGATTTAGACTCGCTTTGCCTCTTTCAGGAAAATGAAGCCAGGGCGGAGATTCGGTTGATAGGCTGTGCCAGTTGCTACAAGACTGAGCGACTCCTGGCCAGGTTGGTAAAGAGCCCTGCAGGAAGCCTTCTGGGCCCCTCCGCCCCTTCTCCAGGATCCTCCCTGCTCTTTGGGGAAAGAGAGAGGCTTGGCCCAAGTGGAGGCCTCTGAAATGCTGCCCCAGCACTCCCTATGGCTAACTG is from Bubalus bubalis isolate 160015118507 breed Murrah chromosome 4, NDDB_SH_1, whole genome shotgun sequence and encodes:
- the TBATA gene encoding protein TBATA isoform X4, which codes for MATEVRAQLAEHSLPSPKGEPNLEKKSGCQPRRHGDSGPQKEPMIPGIVDFKLIQEAVRTSKPQTPSAYRFGRLSHHSFFSRHHPQPQHVTHIQDLTGKPVCVVRDELSLATSPQATLLSRYLIRMPTISVPVGDPQSNRDPRLYSEAWKKELKDLASRVAIFTKESELKSKEKEEPQREQGAKYSAETGRLIPASTQAMARRHSHQGRNQPASRDGGDQTFVLQDQELLILELLSQILQTDSLNAIQFWLLYAPAKEKDMALGLLQTAVAQLLPQPLVPIPAEKLLNQLLEVQDSLQERHQLPYSQSPKKMKTPPLPKSEKPENIGKAQVLRVHSSQNPEEKAAKAEG
- the TBATA gene encoding protein TBATA isoform X3 — protein: MATEVRAQLAEHSLPSPKGEPNLEKKSGCQPRRHGDSGPQKEPMIPGIVDFKLIQEAVRTSKPQTPSAYRFGRLSHHSFFSRHHPQPQHVTHIQDLTGKPVCVVRDELSLATSPQATLLSRYLIRMPTISVPVGDPQSNRDPRLYSEAWKKELKDLASRVAIFTKESELKSKEQKEEPQREQGAKYSAETGRLIPASTQAMARRHSHQGRNQPASRDGGDQTFVLQDQELLILELLSQILQTDSLNAIQFWLLYAPAKEKDMALGLLQTAVAQLLPQPLVPIPAEKLLNQLLEVQDSLQERHQLPYSQSPKKMKTPPLPKSEKPENIGKAQVLRVHSSQNPEEKAAKAEG
- the TBATA gene encoding protein TBATA isoform X2 yields the protein MATEVRAQLAEHSLPSPKGEPNLEKKSGCQPRRHGDSGPQKEPMIPGIVDFKLIQEAVRTSKPQTPSAYRFGRLSHHSFFSRHHPQPQHVTHIQDLTGKPVCVVRDELSLATSPQATLLSRYLIRMPTISVPVGDPQSNRDPRLYSEGGASAGTGGKVLSRDWQAHPCFYPSHGPPPLPPGPKPACKQRWRRPDLCPTGSGAADPGTAFANSADRLLECYPVLATLRARQGERHGTRAPADRGGSAPSPAPSAHPSRKTPEPAPGSSRLTSREAPATLQGHLPYLPARPVTQLAVWLQPDLPSCPCVGFSQSPKKMKTPPLPKSEKPENIGKAQVLRVHSSQNPEEKAAKAEG
- the TBATA gene encoding protein TBATA isoform X5 encodes the protein MATEVRAQLAEHSLPSPKGEPNLEKKSGCQPRRHGDSGPQKEPMIPGIVDFKLIQEAVRTSKPQTPSAYRFGRLSHHSFFSRHHPQPQHVTHIQDLTGKPVCVVRDELSLATSPQATLLSRYLIRMPTISVPVGDPQSNRDPRLYSEAWKKELKDLASRVAIFTKESELKSKEQKEEPQREQGAKYSAETGRLIPASTQAMARRHSHQGRNQPASRDGGDQTFVLQDQELLILELLSQILQTDSLNAIQFWLLYAPAKEKDMALGLLQTAVAQLLPQPLVPIPAEKLLNQLLEVQDSLQERHQLPYRGTFPTSLPALSLSWLSGSSLTFLAVLVLVLANPRRR